One Niabella beijingensis DNA window includes the following coding sequences:
- the argS gene encoding arginine--tRNA ligase, with product MSIVDTLRPIVADALKELYQRDLAPSSIAINSTKPEFEGDYTVVLFSFIKELKKKPEELGAEIGQHLANHHPDLIRSFNVIKGFLNLTISANFWTGFLNKNYNNPSLGKEAQQPSKVMVEYSSPNTNKPLHLGHLRNNFLGWSIAEILKATGSEIQKCCISNDRGIHISKSMVAWQLYGNGATPESTGIKGDHLVGDYYVLFGVKHKEQVAELMEKGMSKDEAEKNAPVMKAAQQMLVDWEKGDPEVIALWKKMNGWVYAGFDQTYKRIGTDFDKIYYESDTYLLGKQFVEEGLKQGVFFKKEDGSVWIDLTAEGLDEKLVLRKDGTAVYITQDLGLADEKYKDFPYDQSIYVIADEQNYHMKVLQLILQKLNKPYAGGIYHMSYGMVELPSGRMKTREGTVVDADDLLDELVKVAAAKTEELGKVKDFTEEELKELYDTIALGALKFFLLRVDPKKRMVFNPEESIDFQGFTGPFIQYTHARIRSILRNEPLMADVADPDQLEPLEKELIILLEQFHTQVLQAAGEHNPSLLAIYAFGVAKLFNSFYTAHSVRNAETPEKKNLRLKICTLTAATIAASMALLGIRVPERM from the coding sequence ATGAGCATTGTAGATACATTGAGGCCGATAGTTGCGGATGCATTAAAAGAATTGTATCAAAGGGATCTTGCACCTTCGTCGATCGCAATCAACAGCACCAAACCTGAGTTTGAGGGCGATTATACGGTTGTTTTGTTTTCTTTTATAAAAGAGCTGAAGAAGAAACCGGAAGAACTGGGTGCCGAGATCGGACAGCATCTGGCAAACCATCATCCGGACCTGATCCGTTCTTTCAATGTGATCAAGGGTTTTCTGAATCTGACCATTTCAGCCAACTTCTGGACCGGTTTTCTGAATAAAAATTATAATAATCCTTCACTGGGTAAGGAAGCGCAACAGCCTTCAAAGGTAATGGTGGAATACTCCTCTCCCAATACCAACAAACCGCTGCACCTGGGGCACCTGCGGAATAATTTCCTGGGCTGGTCGATTGCCGAGATCCTCAAAGCTACCGGCAGTGAGATCCAAAAGTGCTGCATCTCCAACGACCGCGGTATCCATATTTCAAAATCAATGGTGGCCTGGCAGCTCTATGGCAACGGCGCCACACCGGAGTCTACCGGCATCAAGGGCGATCACCTGGTGGGTGACTATTATGTATTGTTTGGCGTCAAACACAAAGAGCAGGTGGCGGAGCTCATGGAAAAAGGTATGAGCAAGGATGAGGCAGAAAAGAATGCGCCGGTTATGAAAGCGGCGCAACAGATGCTGGTGGACTGGGAGAAAGGAGATCCGGAAGTGATCGCACTCTGGAAAAAAATGAACGGCTGGGTATATGCGGGCTTTGACCAGACCTACAAACGCATCGGGACCGATTTCGACAAGATCTATTATGAAAGCGATACCTACCTGTTAGGAAAGCAATTTGTGGAAGAAGGATTGAAACAGGGCGTATTCTTCAAAAAGGAGGATGGCAGTGTGTGGATCGATCTTACCGCCGAAGGACTGGATGAGAAGCTGGTATTGCGCAAGGACGGAACGGCAGTTTATATTACCCAGGATCTCGGGCTGGCGGATGAAAAATACAAAGACTTTCCATACGATCAAAGCATCTATGTGATTGCCGATGAGCAGAACTATCATATGAAAGTACTGCAACTGATCCTGCAAAAACTCAATAAACCCTATGCCGGTGGTATCTACCATATGAGCTATGGCATGGTAGAGTTGCCCAGCGGGCGTATGAAGACCCGGGAAGGCACAGTAGTGGACGCCGATGACCTGCTGGATGAGCTGGTAAAGGTAGCCGCTGCAAAGACAGAAGAGCTGGGCAAGGTAAAAGACTTTACAGAAGAGGAATTAAAGGAATTGTATGATACGATTGCACTTGGTGCTTTGAAATTTTTCCTACTCCGGGTTGATCCGAAAAAAAGGATGGTCTTTAATCCCGAAGAAAGCATCGACTTCCAGGGGTTCACCGGCCCGTTCATTCAGTACACCCATGCGCGCATCCGCTCGATCCTGCGGAATGAGCCGCTGATGGCGGATGTAGCCGATCCGGACCAGCTGGAACCTCTGGAGAAAGAGCTGATCATCCTGCTGGAACAATTTCATACCCAGGTATTGCAGGCGGCCGGAGAACACAACCCTTCCCTGCTGGCCATC
- a CDS encoding GtrA family protein, giving the protein MRQHLHSVRDRILPLIDFFYPPFKRIMPLQTFRYAVSGAGNTFLGLLSYYITYKFVLKGLDFHFGFYALKSHVAALVVSFIVSFLVGFFLMKYVVFDDSRIRGRVQLFRYLLVCVFNLTINYVLLKIMVEVWGIYPVFAQIGTTVVVVLVSYLAQRHFSFKKVPEPTYLEEKHK; this is encoded by the coding sequence ATGAGGCAGCATCTACATAGTGTAAGGGACCGGATTCTCCCGCTGATCGACTTTTTTTATCCTCCCTTTAAACGGATCATGCCCCTGCAAACCTTCCGGTATGCGGTTTCCGGAGCGGGCAATACCTTTCTGGGACTGCTATCGTATTATATTACTTACAAGTTCGTTTTAAAGGGCCTGGACTTCCACTTTGGTTTTTATGCGCTGAAGTCGCACGTGGCAGCGCTCGTGGTCTCGTTTATAGTAAGTTTCCTGGTTGGTTTTTTCCTGATGAAATATGTGGTATTTGACGACAGCAGGATCCGGGGCCGGGTACAGTTGTTCCGCTACCTCCTGGTCTGTGTATTTAATCTCACCATCAATTATGTACTGCTTAAAATAATGGTAGAGGTCTGGGGCATCTATCCCGTTTTTGCGCAGATCGGTACTACCGTTGTGGTGGTATTGGTAAGTTATCTGGCACAACGGCATTTCAGCTTTAAAAAGGTACCGGAGCCTACCTACCTGGAAGAAAAGCATAAATAG